From a single Streptomyces liliifuscus genomic region:
- a CDS encoding ATP-binding protein gives MDARQTRRREHLANELDAFAHWYVAPDPSSAGHYLALTLFAEFHDTARVARDMTAEFLRGTGANEVVDDARLAVSELVGNVVNHAVPDRRLAHPGAARRIDVTFKMWPKWLFIGVTDEDSTPPLLPAGEAFCPGLMGELSEAVLPDSGRGLLIVQRLAAAVWWTPGDKGGKTVWCRLDLDDGAENSPIR, from the coding sequence ATGGATGCGAGGCAAACCCGGAGGCGTGAGCACCTGGCGAACGAGCTGGATGCGTTCGCTCACTGGTACGTGGCGCCGGACCCTTCTTCCGCCGGGCACTACCTGGCTCTGACGCTCTTCGCCGAATTCCATGACACGGCACGCGTCGCCCGTGACATGACGGCCGAGTTCCTTCGGGGCACGGGTGCGAACGAGGTCGTGGATGATGCCCGGCTGGCCGTCTCGGAGCTCGTGGGGAACGTGGTGAATCATGCGGTGCCGGATCGTCGTCTGGCGCATCCCGGTGCTGCTCGGCGTATCGATGTGACGTTCAAGATGTGGCCCAAATGGCTGTTCATCGGCGTCACTGATGAGGACTCGACGCCCCCACTGCTTCCGGCGGGAGAGGCGTTCTGCCCTGGGCTCATGGGGGAGCTGTCCGAGGCCGTGTTACCCGACAGCGGCCGTGGGCTGCTGATCGTGCAGAGGTTGGCAGCGGCGGTCTGGTGGACACCAGGAGACAAGGGCGGCAAGACCGTGTGGTGCCGCCTTGACCTCGACGACGGGGCCGAGAACTCACCGATTCGCTGA
- a CDS encoding FtsK/SpoIIIE domain-containing protein, whose product MNGAIALAFGLALLAWVLVVGDLLRRHRPAWHWYLTGYPLTACRVLFTWRKVAMLNDLSVSRRPHRGLLGDLVVKGDPLRPVAPRISFPRATPLGLTVVVRLHAGQTPATYLKAAEAFVHAWKVHAVRVTSPERGLVLLTATASDPLERPGLATAPTALLSALIGALESGGAWVMDLRLVPHWLIAGATRSGKSTLLARLITQLAPQPVALIGIDCKGGMELGLFAGRLSALATCRREAVAVLAALVVDMQDRMSACRSAGVRSIWELPDTLRPVPVVVIVDEIAELYLSDGTRESKAEAEQCSVLLLRLAQLGAALGLHLVVAGQRVGSDLGPGVTALRAQLGGRICHRVNDPGTAEMTLGDLNKDAVTVAQSITATERGVAVCTGPDGGWSRARSHLTPTEEAIAIAQRNSGITPELPAIRRALVALEGDDK is encoded by the coding sequence ATGAACGGTGCGATCGCGCTCGCCTTCGGGCTTGCTCTGCTGGCGTGGGTGCTCGTCGTCGGTGATCTGCTGCGGCGGCACCGTCCGGCCTGGCACTGGTACCTCACCGGCTACCCGCTCACCGCGTGCCGGGTGCTGTTCACCTGGCGCAAGGTCGCCATGCTCAACGACCTCTCCGTCTCCCGCCGTCCGCACCGCGGGCTGCTCGGGGATCTGGTGGTCAAGGGTGATCCGCTGCGGCCGGTGGCTCCGCGGATCTCCTTCCCGCGCGCTACCCCCCTGGGGCTGACCGTGGTCGTGCGGCTGCATGCGGGCCAGACTCCGGCGACGTATCTCAAGGCGGCTGAGGCGTTCGTGCACGCGTGGAAGGTGCACGCGGTACGGGTCACGTCGCCGGAACGCGGGCTCGTGCTCCTGACCGCGACGGCCAGTGACCCGCTGGAACGGCCGGGCCTGGCCACGGCTCCCACCGCGCTGCTGTCCGCGCTCATCGGGGCGCTGGAGAGCGGCGGCGCCTGGGTCATGGATCTGAGGCTCGTCCCGCACTGGCTCATCGCGGGCGCCACTCGGTCCGGCAAGTCCACCCTGCTGGCCCGGCTCATCACCCAACTCGCCCCACAACCCGTCGCCCTGATCGGCATCGACTGCAAGGGCGGCATGGAACTCGGCCTGTTCGCCGGGCGATTGAGCGCGCTGGCGACGTGTCGACGCGAAGCGGTCGCGGTCCTCGCCGCGCTCGTCGTCGACATGCAGGACCGCATGAGCGCGTGCCGGTCGGCGGGCGTCCGATCCATCTGGGAGCTCCCCGACACGCTGCGACCGGTCCCCGTCGTCGTGATCGTCGACGAGATCGCGGAGCTCTATCTGTCCGACGGCACCCGCGAGAGCAAGGCGGAAGCCGAGCAGTGTTCCGTTCTCCTTCTGCGCCTGGCCCAACTCGGGGCCGCGCTCGGCCTGCACCTGGTCGTCGCCGGCCAACGCGTCGGATCCGACCTCGGCCCCGGTGTCACCGCGTTGAGGGCCCAGCTCGGTGGCCGTATCTGCCATCGCGTCAACGACCCCGGTACGGCCGAGATGACCTTGGGCGACCTCAACAAGGACGCGGTGACCGTCGCTCAGTCGATCACTGCGACGGAACGGGGTGTGGCCGTGTGCACCGGACCGGACGGCGGCTGGAGCCGGGCCCGCTCGCACCTGACACCGACCGAAGAGGCCATAGCGATCGCCCAACGGAACTCCGGCATCACCCCGGAACTGCCCGCCATCCGCCGCGCTCTCGTGGCCCTGGAAGGAGACGACAAGTGA
- a CDS encoding recombinase family protein: MAEDDRNQQADARLRRALRARQAAGPQRARKHRSDWKGESAAIYCRISHVNDDDQTGVERQERICREVAERLGLAVTEDQVFVDNNRSAWQRKRKRPGWDALLAEASKGRVRHVLTYHPDRLMRQPRDLEELLQIADDHDITLHGQANRRDLADPDDRFFLRIEVAHACRSSDDTSRRLIDSMIDRAQDGRPHTGKRRYGYDKTGTAIVPEEAAIVREIFTRYLDGVSPVQLAKELYGRGEKTAEGRTWSAPRVRDVLDSRHVAGIRVFRGEEIGDGEWPAIIDRGMWREVRERRAYRAAKLGDGKRPSRFYLLRGVVTCTGCSRIMGGSGGSGAKYVCNRHTHRLDVPRCNRVVSAPIVEEFVTEAAINLLERLDLTEAPTPSELSEEDQAAVEADCQELDDLKDMWDSQELKTREYREMRRTVEARIAEVERKMIVRPAADVLDGLVGPHARASWEELKTAEDYPRMNAVIRFLFAAVKIKEAKRKGRQFDYGRIDIEQNPIWT, encoded by the coding sequence ATGGCCGAAGACGACAGGAACCAGCAGGCAGACGCCCGGTTACGGCGAGCCCTCCGGGCCAGGCAGGCAGCCGGTCCGCAGCGGGCCAGGAAGCACCGTTCCGACTGGAAGGGCGAGTCCGCAGCGATCTACTGCCGGATCTCGCACGTGAACGATGACGATCAGACGGGCGTTGAGCGCCAGGAGCGCATCTGCCGAGAGGTCGCCGAACGTCTTGGACTCGCCGTCACCGAAGATCAAGTCTTTGTGGACAACAACCGGTCCGCATGGCAGCGGAAGCGCAAACGTCCGGGGTGGGACGCGCTTCTGGCCGAGGCCAGCAAGGGCCGTGTCCGCCACGTCCTCACGTACCACCCAGACCGGTTGATGCGTCAGCCGCGCGATCTCGAAGAGCTGTTGCAGATCGCTGACGATCACGACATCACGTTGCACGGGCAGGCGAACCGGCGCGATCTCGCGGACCCCGATGACCGGTTCTTCCTGCGCATCGAGGTGGCCCACGCATGCCGCTCCAGTGACGACACATCGCGCCGACTGATCGATTCCATGATCGACCGTGCCCAGGACGGGAGGCCGCACACCGGCAAGCGTCGCTACGGCTACGACAAGACCGGCACAGCGATCGTTCCCGAAGAGGCCGCCATCGTGCGGGAGATCTTCACTCGCTATCTCGACGGCGTGAGCCCGGTCCAACTGGCCAAGGAGTTGTACGGCCGCGGTGAGAAGACCGCCGAAGGGCGAACCTGGAGTGCCCCGCGAGTCCGGGATGTTCTCGACAGCCGCCACGTGGCAGGGATTCGTGTCTTCCGGGGCGAGGAGATCGGCGATGGCGAGTGGCCCGCGATCATCGATCGTGGGATGTGGCGGGAAGTCCGGGAGCGCCGCGCCTATCGCGCCGCGAAGTTGGGGGACGGCAAGCGGCCGAGCAGGTTCTACCTGTTGCGCGGGGTGGTCACCTGCACGGGATGCAGCAGGATCATGGGCGGATCTGGGGGAAGCGGAGCCAAGTACGTCTGCAACCGCCACACCCATCGCCTCGATGTCCCACGCTGCAACAGGGTGGTGTCCGCTCCCATCGTGGAGGAGTTCGTGACCGAGGCCGCGATCAACCTCCTTGAACGTCTCGACCTCACAGAGGCGCCGACGCCTTCCGAGTTGTCGGAAGAGGATCAAGCAGCCGTTGAGGCCGATTGCCAGGAACTCGACGATCTCAAAGACATGTGGGACAGCCAGGAGTTGAAGACACGGGAGTACCGCGAGATGCGCAGGACGGTTGAAGCGCGCATCGCCGAAGTGGAGCGCAAGATGATCGTCCGCCCCGCCGCAGACGTCTTGGACGGTCTGGTGGGCCCACACGCGCGAGCGAGCTGGGAGGAATTGAAGACAGCGGAGGACTACCCGCGCATGAACGCTGTCATCCGCTTCCTGTTCGCCGCTGTCAAGATCAAAGAAGCAAAGAGGAAGGGCCGTCAGTTCGACTACGGCAGGATCGACATCGAGCAGAATCCCATCTGGACCTGA
- a CDS encoding GntR family transcriptional regulator — MTEIQRPGALYQQVAAAIREAILSGEFEPGAPLPSEAQLIERYKVSRPTVRNAVAALRAEGLIEVRHGKGSFVRSDGQPAVTIERRISHTRDGQFALPDGSVWEEAEEPTPYRARSTKANGPLLGLGVEEELFVCDRLLTDPASGTRAMLRTVTPLAVAADVPLLGESPGPPPAAAYAILTQAGHKLWWSETVRARMPLPDERTTLQLPDATPILHLARVTHGTDDRPLMLEEFRVGADRAELAYRITADKQPARRARA, encoded by the coding sequence ATGACGGAGATCCAACGCCCCGGAGCGCTCTACCAGCAGGTTGCCGCCGCGATCCGGGAAGCGATCCTCTCTGGCGAGTTCGAGCCGGGCGCCCCGCTGCCCTCCGAGGCGCAGCTCATCGAGCGCTACAAGGTGTCCCGCCCAACCGTCCGCAACGCTGTCGCCGCCCTGCGCGCGGAAGGGCTGATCGAGGTGCGGCACGGCAAGGGGAGCTTCGTACGCTCCGACGGCCAGCCCGCCGTCACCATCGAGCGCCGCATCAGCCACACCCGCGACGGCCAGTTCGCCCTGCCCGACGGTTCGGTCTGGGAGGAGGCCGAAGAGCCCACCCCGTACCGCGCCCGCTCCACGAAGGCCAACGGTCCCTTGCTCGGACTCGGCGTAGAGGAAGAGCTTTTCGTCTGTGATCGTCTGCTCACCGACCCCGCCAGCGGTACCCGCGCCATGCTCCGCACGGTGACGCCGCTCGCGGTTGCCGCAGACGTCCCGCTCCTCGGTGAATCGCCGGGCCCGCCTCCCGCCGCCGCGTACGCGATCCTGACGCAGGCCGGGCACAAGCTGTGGTGGTCCGAGACGGTCCGCGCCCGCATGCCGCTGCCCGACGAGCGCACCACGCTCCAGCTCCCGGACGCGACACCGATCCTGCACCTGGCCCGCGTCACGCACGGCACCGACGACCGCCCCCTGATGCTGGAAGAGTTCCGCGTCGGTGCGGACCGTGCCGAACTCGCCTACCGGATCACCGCCGACAAGCAGCCCGCGCGGCGCGCCCGCGCCTGA
- a CDS encoding DUF1905 domain-containing protein, protein MEFVFAGRVMEWRGPSPYYFVPVSDEESADIREVAAMASYGWGVIPVEARIGEVVFGTSLFPKDGRYLLPLKAAVRKRQGISAGDDVAVEISVLL, encoded by the coding sequence GTGGAGTTCGTCTTCGCGGGACGGGTGATGGAATGGCGCGGGCCGTCGCCGTACTACTTCGTCCCTGTGTCGGACGAGGAGTCCGCCGACATCCGAGAGGTGGCCGCGATGGCTTCGTACGGCTGGGGTGTGATCCCGGTTGAGGCGCGGATCGGTGAAGTCGTCTTCGGTACTTCGCTCTTCCCCAAGGACGGCCGCTATCTGCTGCCGCTCAAGGCCGCTGTACGCAAGCGGCAGGGCATCTCGGCCGGGGACGATGTTGCCGTGGAGATCTCTGTCCTGCTGTAG
- the msrA gene encoding peptide-methionine (S)-S-oxide reductase MsrA, translated as MAAQTQRAMLAGGCFWGMEELIRRLPGVTATRVGYTGGDVPNATYRNHGTHAEAIEILFDPEKTDYRALLEFFFQIHDPSTKNRQGNDIGLSYRSAIYYVDDEQKRIAEDTIADVDASGLWPDKVVTEVEPVGPFWEAEPEHQDYLQRYPDGYTCHFPRPGWRLPARAEG; from the coding sequence ATGGCTGCGCAGACGCAGAGGGCCATGCTGGCGGGCGGATGCTTCTGGGGGATGGAGGAGCTGATCCGCCGACTCCCGGGTGTGACGGCGACCCGGGTCGGATACACCGGCGGGGACGTGCCGAACGCGACGTACCGTAACCACGGCACGCACGCGGAGGCCATCGAGATCCTCTTCGACCCCGAGAAGACGGACTACCGCGCACTTCTGGAGTTCTTCTTCCAGATCCACGACCCGAGCACCAAGAACCGCCAGGGCAACGACATCGGCCTCAGCTACCGCTCGGCGATCTACTACGTGGACGACGAGCAGAAGCGGATCGCCGAGGACACGATCGCGGACGTGGACGCCTCCGGACTCTGGCCGGACAAGGTCGTCACCGAGGTCGAGCCCGTCGGCCCCTTCTGGGAGGCCGAGCCGGAGCACCAGGACTACCTGCAGCGTTACCCGGACGGCTACACCTGCCACTTCCCGCGCCCGGGCTGGCGGCTGCCCGCCCGCGCGGAGGGCTGA
- a CDS encoding cystathionine gamma-synthase, translated as MSDRHISQHFETVAIHAGNTADPLTGAVVPPIYQVSTYKQDGVGGLRGGYEYSRSANPTRTALEENLAALEGGRRGLAFASGLAAEDCLLRTLLSPGDHVVIPNDAYGGTFRLFAKVVSRWGVEWSVADTSDPAAVRAALTPKTKAVWVETPSNPLLGITDIAALSQIAREAGAKLVVDNTFASPYLQQPLALGADVVVHSLTKYMGGHSDVVGGALVVADQELGEELAYHQNAMGAVAGPMDAWLVLRGIKTLAVRMDRHSENATQVAEMLTRHARVTRVLYPGLAEHPGHEIAAKQMKSFGGMVSFQVEGGEEAAVEVCNRAKVFTLGESLGGVESLIEHPGRMTHASVAGSLLEVPADLVRLSVGIENIDDLLQDLKQALG; from the coding sequence ATGAGCGACAGGCACATCAGCCAGCACTTCGAAACCGTGGCGATCCACGCGGGCAACACCGCCGATCCCCTCACCGGCGCGGTCGTCCCGCCGATCTACCAGGTTTCGACCTACAAGCAGGACGGCGTCGGCGGTCTGCGCGGCGGCTACGAGTACAGCCGCAGCGCCAACCCCACCAGGACCGCCCTGGAGGAGAACCTCGCCGCCCTGGAGGGCGGCCGCCGCGGGCTCGCGTTCGCGTCCGGACTGGCGGCCGAGGACTGCCTGTTGCGTACGCTGCTCAGCCCGGGCGACCACGTGGTCATCCCCAATGACGCGTACGGCGGTACGTTCCGCCTCTTCGCGAAGGTCGTCTCCCGGTGGGGCGTGGAGTGGTCGGTCGCCGACACCAGCGACCCCGCGGCCGTACGGGCCGCCCTCACCCCGAAGACGAAGGCCGTCTGGGTCGAGACCCCCTCCAACCCCCTCCTCGGCATCACCGACATCGCCGCGCTCTCGCAGATCGCGCGCGAGGCCGGCGCGAAGCTGGTCGTCGACAACACCTTCGCCAGCCCCTACCTCCAGCAGCCGCTCGCGCTCGGCGCGGACGTCGTCGTGCACTCGCTGACCAAGTACATGGGCGGCCACTCGGACGTCGTCGGCGGCGCGCTCGTGGTCGCCGACCAGGAGCTCGGCGAGGAGCTCGCCTACCACCAGAACGCGATGGGCGCGGTCGCCGGTCCCATGGACGCCTGGCTGGTGCTGCGCGGCATCAAGACGCTCGCCGTCCGCATGGACCGGCACAGCGAGAACGCCACGCAGGTCGCGGAGATGCTCACCCGGCACGCGCGCGTGACGCGCGTTCTGTACCCGGGCCTCGCGGAGCACCCCGGTCACGAGATCGCCGCCAAGCAGATGAAGTCGTTCGGCGGCATGGTCTCCTTCCAGGTCGAGGGCGGCGAGGAGGCGGCCGTCGAGGTCTGCAACCGCGCCAAGGTGTTCACGCTCGGCGAGTCCCTGGGCGGTGTCGAGTCCCTGATCGAGCACCCGGGGCGCATGACGCACGCGTCCGTGGCCGGGTCCCTCCTGGAGGTCCCCGCCGATCTCGTACGCCTCTCCGTAGGCATCGAAAACATCGACGACCTCCTCCAGGACCTCAAGCAGGCCCTGGGCTAG
- a CDS encoding replication initiator, protein MPDPARSDPHGQQRATHHHPSRCGGPPWKVTTIPPESTPADRRAALDRAARLRQLPEADRDAIRIAQDPQFTRWLDQITATGGCSHPVHLFGSTTTLDATTGEILRHYDTRDQPGERLLVRCRNRRATVCAPCSRLHAGDTFHLVRAGLSGGKNVPSTVRQRPRLFITLTAPSFGAVHRAGEDRCRPRRDRSECEHGRPLGCGAIHDTPDSLVGQPLCADCYDYPAHALWHAHAGKLWDRFVIGVRRQLASAAGVVQSRLPDHARLSFARVAEYQKRAAVHIHAIVRLDGPAGPTDEPPDWGTVDRLTAAVRASASQVVVRSPYSPAVGELALRWGVQVDARPLHADGDGPDDDAVAAYVAKYVTKGASETGAGTDYRLTTWGDVEAARVSGHVRALMSTCWRLGGLPEFAPLHLRSWAHTLGYRGHILAKSRAYSTTYAALRAERAHHVSHAEIAEAVTERQWRYVGSGHSLGAALIAAGIADDLAMNLAVNAERRTGRG, encoded by the coding sequence ATGCCCGATCCAGCAAGGAGTGATCCACATGGCCAACAGCGCGCCACCCACCATCACCCGAGCCGCTGCGGCGGCCCACCCTGGAAGGTCACCACCATTCCCCCGGAATCCACTCCGGCTGACAGGCGCGCCGCCCTCGACCGCGCGGCGCGCCTGCGCCAGCTCCCCGAAGCAGACCGCGACGCAATCCGCATCGCCCAAGACCCCCAGTTCACCCGCTGGCTGGACCAGATCACCGCCACTGGCGGCTGCTCCCATCCCGTCCACCTGTTCGGCTCGACCACCACCCTGGACGCGACAACCGGCGAGATCCTCCGCCACTACGACACCCGTGACCAACCCGGCGAACGCCTTCTCGTCCGCTGCCGCAACAGACGCGCGACTGTTTGCGCGCCCTGCTCCCGCCTCCACGCGGGCGACACCTTCCACCTCGTCCGCGCGGGCCTGAGCGGCGGCAAGAACGTCCCCAGCACCGTTCGCCAACGTCCTCGGCTCTTCATCACCTTGACCGCTCCGTCCTTCGGCGCGGTCCACCGTGCCGGGGAGGACCGCTGCCGCCCCCGGCGTGACAGGAGTGAGTGCGAGCACGGTCGCCCTCTCGGCTGCGGTGCCATCCACGACACGCCTGACTCCCTCGTCGGCCAACCCCTGTGCGCCGATTGCTACGACTACCCGGCCCATGCCCTCTGGCACGCACACGCGGGCAAGCTGTGGGACCGCTTCGTCATCGGTGTCCGTCGCCAACTCGCCTCGGCCGCAGGCGTCGTACAGTCCCGCCTCCCCGATCACGCGCGGCTGTCCTTCGCCCGTGTCGCTGAGTACCAGAAGCGGGCGGCCGTCCACATCCACGCCATCGTCCGCCTCGACGGCCCGGCCGGACCGACGGATGAACCCCCGGACTGGGGCACCGTCGACCGCCTGACCGCTGCGGTGCGCGCCTCCGCGAGTCAGGTCGTGGTCCGCAGTCCCTACAGTCCCGCTGTCGGTGAACTTGCCCTCCGCTGGGGCGTCCAGGTCGACGCTCGCCCCCTACACGCCGACGGCGATGGACCGGATGACGATGCGGTGGCCGCGTATGTCGCCAAGTACGTCACCAAGGGAGCGAGTGAGACAGGCGCCGGCACGGACTACCGGCTCACGACCTGGGGTGACGTTGAGGCGGCTCGTGTGTCCGGCCATGTTCGGGCGCTCATGTCCACGTGCTGGCGCCTCGGCGGCTTACCTGAGTTCGCGCCCCTGCACCTGCGGAGCTGGGCCCACACCCTCGGCTACCGAGGCCACATCCTCGCCAAGTCCCGAGCCTACTCGACCACGTACGCAGCGCTAAGAGCTGAGCGGGCTCATCACGTGAGCCACGCCGAGATCGCCGAGGCTGTCACTGAACGGCAATGGCGCTACGTCGGCTCAGGTCATTCTCTCGGCGCGGCATTGATCGCAGCAGGAATTGCGGACGATCTCGCGATGAACTTAGCGGTGAATGCTGAGCGACGCACGGGGCGGGGGTGA
- a CDS encoding sigma factor-like helix-turn-helix DNA-binding protein, producing the protein MRERQASQNARRAREFEAFVAGAAGRLLHAATLLTAEPPDDNPRARRLLMAALAHTYASWDRLRGEDPYDRTRQQLAVRFARGAWHQYGGLGWAHPRSHPKAGSVLYCLTPQERLILVLRMYEGVAEEQAAALLGLPTERVRAICARAMATLLHPPREAAPVIAKVAPS; encoded by the coding sequence GTGCGAGAGCGGCAGGCGTCCCAGAACGCCCGCCGGGCCCGGGAGTTCGAGGCGTTCGTCGCGGGCGCGGCAGGGCGGCTGCTGCATGCCGCCACACTGCTCACCGCGGAGCCCCCTGACGACAACCCACGCGCGCGGCGCCTGCTCATGGCCGCCCTCGCCCATACGTACGCCTCCTGGGACCGGCTGCGCGGCGAGGACCCGTACGACCGGACCAGGCAGCAGCTTGCCGTGCGCTTCGCGCGCGGGGCGTGGCATCAGTACGGCGGTCTGGGCTGGGCACACCCCCGGAGCCACCCGAAAGCCGGCAGCGTCCTGTACTGCCTCACGCCCCAGGAGCGGCTGATCCTCGTGCTGCGCATGTACGAGGGCGTCGCCGAGGAGCAGGCCGCGGCGCTGCTGGGGCTGCCCACCGAGCGCGTACGGGCGATCTGCGCGCGTGCCATGGCGACGCTGCTGCATCCGCCGCGGGAGGCCGCTCCGGTGATCGCGAAGGTGGCCCCGTCGTGA
- a CDS encoding calcium-binding protein, translating to MNERSQSGIDRTARAMAVSVPRRLLLVTGSALSLFAATVAQGDVATAAAPQCYGRVVTVWGGPGNDTINAGSGNDVIAGLGGSDTIVGGGGNDIICGDDGDDYLVGGDGDDLIAGERGKDALSGGNGNDRLRGFWGNDVLWGGAGNDSLEGGDGHAWSLNWGNDRLYGGTGADTMRGSAGNDVLTSPVDNGKSDLLSGFAGADHLNARDGRANDRVHGGLGRDFCRGDRGEPLGSCELR from the coding sequence ATGAATGAGCGATCACAGTCGGGGATCGACCGGACGGCTCGGGCCATGGCCGTATCGGTGCCTCGCAGGCTCCTCCTTGTTACGGGCTCAGCTCTGAGCCTTTTCGCCGCCACCGTTGCCCAGGGCGACGTGGCGACGGCCGCCGCACCCCAGTGCTACGGCAGGGTCGTCACCGTATGGGGAGGCCCGGGCAACGACACCATCAACGCCGGCTCCGGGAATGACGTCATCGCCGGTCTCGGGGGCTCCGACACGATTGTCGGCGGCGGGGGCAACGACATCATCTGCGGCGATGACGGTGACGACTACCTGGTGGGTGGTGACGGTGACGACCTCATCGCAGGCGAGCGCGGCAAGGACGCCCTCAGCGGCGGGAACGGGAACGACCGTCTGCGCGGGTTCTGGGGCAATGACGTGCTGTGGGGCGGTGCGGGCAACGACTCGCTGGAAGGGGGCGACGGCCACGCGTGGTCGCTGAACTGGGGGAATGACAGGCTGTACGGCGGAACCGGTGCGGACACGATGAGGGGCAGCGCCGGCAACGACGTGCTCACCTCGCCCGTCGACAACGGCAAGAGTGATCTGCTGTCCGGCTTCGCGGGGGCCGACCACCTGAACGCACGCGATGGCCGAGCCAACGACCGTGTCCATGGCGGCCTCGGGCGGGACTTCTGCAGGGGCGACCGAGGTGAGCCCTTGGGCAGCTGCGAACTCCGCTGA
- a CDS encoding helix-turn-helix transcriptional regulator, giving the protein MSRHSITERHMRAMLDVVDEARHTTTGEIPPLPLLKGLGQLIPCDIAEFSEIDLPTRRVLASQAVEYGGHYPEPDDTLWWRWKHQHPHCADVERSHGYIDVAQLSDYMGMRDFRNLALYSEYMRPFVNMIVLALPTAPGRIRMYHFSRERTQPFTDRDRLTLQLLRPHINTIYREAARRRREPVQLTPRELDVLRAVANGLSTEAIARQFVVSTSTIRKHLENVFRKLDVSSRTAAVARIFPEPDPEAYGP; this is encoded by the coding sequence ATGAGCCGCCATTCGATCACCGAACGCCACATGCGAGCGATGCTCGATGTCGTTGACGAAGCGCGACACACCACTACCGGCGAGATCCCGCCGCTGCCGCTGCTAAAAGGTCTGGGGCAGCTGATCCCTTGCGATATCGCGGAGTTCAGTGAGATCGACCTCCCCACCCGCCGGGTGCTGGCAAGTCAAGCCGTGGAGTACGGGGGTCACTATCCGGAACCCGACGACACTTTGTGGTGGCGGTGGAAACACCAGCACCCACATTGCGCGGACGTGGAGCGGAGCCATGGCTACATCGATGTCGCCCAGTTGTCGGACTACATGGGAATGCGGGACTTCCGGAACCTCGCGCTCTACAGCGAATACATGCGGCCTTTCGTCAACATGATCGTCCTGGCGTTGCCGACCGCACCCGGACGCATTCGCATGTACCACTTCTCCCGCGAACGCACACAGCCGTTCACCGACCGCGACCGGCTCACACTGCAACTGCTGCGCCCTCACATCAACACCATCTATCGCGAGGCCGCTCGACGCCGTCGCGAGCCGGTACAACTGACGCCGCGCGAACTTGACGTACTCCGCGCCGTGGCAAATGGGCTCAGTACCGAGGCCATCGCACGACAGTTCGTGGTCTCGACAAGCACCATCCGCAAACACCTGGAGAACGTCTTCCGCAAGCTCGACGTCTCCAGCCGTACTGCTGCCGTCGCGCGCATCTTCCCCGAACCTGATCCCGAGGCTTACGGCCCCTGA
- a CDS encoding MarR family winged helix-turn-helix transcriptional regulator, translated as MSMDMTTVGDTGLLESLQHEVAVFARRAEQTRLGGVGQVRNSMDRAAYLLLNRLDKEGPMGVKALAASMGIDSSTVTRQVAPLVDTGLVKRTSHPEDGRAVVLQLSPRGLSRLEEVRSSRRQLMAELTQEWAPEEREAFCTLLTRFNLALSARMAASPSAEAREPS; from the coding sequence ATGTCGATGGACATGACGACCGTCGGTGACACCGGTCTTCTCGAATCGCTGCAGCACGAGGTGGCGGTGTTCGCCCGCCGTGCCGAACAGACCCGGCTCGGCGGGGTCGGCCAGGTGCGCAACTCCATGGACCGTGCCGCGTACCTGCTGCTCAACCGCCTCGACAAGGAGGGGCCGATGGGCGTCAAGGCACTCGCCGCGAGCATGGGCATCGACTCGTCGACGGTCACCCGGCAGGTCGCCCCGCTCGTCGACACCGGGCTCGTCAAGCGCACCTCCCACCCGGAGGACGGACGCGCCGTGGTGCTCCAGCTGTCCCCGCGCGGACTCTCCCGCCTGGAGGAAGTGCGCTCCTCAAGGCGCCAGTTGATGGCGGAGCTGACCCAGGAGTGGGCCCCCGAGGAGCGCGAGGCCTTCTGCACGCTGCTCACCCGGTTCAACCTCGCGCTCTCCGCCCGCATGGCCGCATCGCCCTCCGCGGAGGCACGGGAGCCTTCCTGA
- a CDS encoding SCO3933 family regulatory protein: MQSIPVDTARLGVLRCAIAPEAKISNSETQEVKKDRDGNTIYTVAVTVRQDRRRISVIEIAVSGEPKGIEEGQILKVTGLMAFAWAMGDRHGISFRADAITPVHGTALKAGGA, encoded by the coding sequence ATGCAGTCCATTCCCGTGGACACGGCGCGGCTCGGCGTACTGCGGTGCGCCATCGCGCCCGAAGCAAAGATCAGCAACTCCGAGACACAGGAGGTGAAGAAGGACCGCGACGGCAACACCATCTACACGGTGGCCGTGACGGTGCGGCAGGACCGGCGGCGGATCTCCGTGATCGAGATCGCCGTGAGCGGTGAACCGAAAGGCATCGAGGAAGGACAGATCCTCAAGGTCACCGGATTGATGGCGTTCGCCTGGGCGATGGGCGACCGGCACGGAATCAGCTTCCGCGCTGATGCCATCACGCCCGTGCACGGCACGGCCTTAAAGGCCGGTGGTGCGTGA